The Pseudomonas sp. IAC-BECa141 genome contains the following window.
AGTACGGTATCGGCAGTGATGAACGGAACAGCCTGAGCCGTGGCGTGACCAGTGCCCAGTTGCTTGTCCTGCAGCACGAAATTCAGGTCATCGGCGGCCAGACGTTCGCGTACCACATCCGCGCCGTGGCCAATCACCACATGAATCCGTTGTGGATCAAGTTGACGAGCGCTGTGGATAACATGCCCAAGCATGGAGTCGCCGGCAATCGGGTGCAGCACTTTGGGCAGCGCGGAACGCATGCGAGTGCCTTGGCCGGCCGCGAGGATAACGATTTCAAGAGACATGACTGGCTACCAATCCTGGGTGGTCAGCAACTGCGACCGGGGGTTTTGAAAGTCGGAAAAGAAAAAAGGGTAGCCGAGGCTACCCTTTTTTATCAATCGCACAACAAGTGGCTGACGGATTAACCGCCAAACTTCTTGCGGATCTGCTGGACGGTGCGCAGCTGAGCTGCAGCCTCGGCCAGACGTGCGGATGCAGCTCCGTAGTCGAAATCTGCGCTCTTCTCATGCAGAGCAGCTTCGGCAGCCTTGAGAGCTGCTTGAGCCTGAGCTTCATCCAGGTCGGCGGCACGTTGCACGGTATCGGCAAGCACCTTGACCATGTTCGGCTGAACCTCGAGGAAACCACCGGAGATGTAGAACACCTCGGCTTCCCCGCCTTGCTTGATCAGGCGGATCGGACCTGGCTTCAGATTAGTGATCAGCGGCGCGTGGCCCAGAGCGATACCAAGATCACCCAGAGCACCGTGCGCAATCACCATCTCGACCAGGCCGGAAAAGATCTCTCCTTCCGCGCTGACGATGTCGCAATGGACTGTCATAGCCATCTGATTGCCTCAACCTAAATTAGCGCCCGTTGCCGGGCGCCTGGATTACAGTTTCTTGGCTTTCTCGATCGCTTCTTCGATGCCGCCGACCATGTAGAACGCTTGTTCTGGCAGGTGGTCGTAGTCACCGTTGAGGATGCCTTTGAAGCCAGCAATGGTGTCTTTCAGGGAAACGTATTTACCCGAAGCACCGGTGAAGACTTCAGCCACGAAGAACGGCTGCGACAAGAAGCGCTGGATCTTACGAGCACGGGCTACCAACTGCTTGTCGGTTTCCGACAGCTCGTCCATACCCAGGATCGCGATGATGTCCTTCAGCTCTTTGTAACGCTGCAGCACGTACTGAACGCCACGAGCGGTCTCGTAGTGCTCGTTGCCGATCACGTTCGGGTCCAGCTGACGCGAAGTCGAGTCCAGTGGGTCTACCGCCGGGTAGATACCCAGGGAAGCGATGTCACGGGACAGAACGACGGTGGCGTCCAGGTGAGCAAACGTGGTTGCTGGCGACGGGTCGGTCAGGTCGTCCGCAGGTACGTATACGGCCTGGATCGAAGTAATCGAACCTTGCTTGGTCGAAGTGATGCGCTCTTGCAGCACGCCCATCTCTTCAGCCAGGGTCGGCTGGTAACCCACTGCCGAAGGCATACGGCCCAGCAGTGCGGATACTTCGGTACCGGCCAGGGTGTAACGGTAGATGTTGTCGACGAACAGCAGAACGTCGTTACCTTCGTCACGGAACTTCTCGGCCATGGTCAGACCGGTCAGCGCTACACGCAGACGGTTTCCCGGTGGCTCGTTCATTTGACCGTAGACCAGGGCTACCTTGTCGAGAACGTTGGAGTCCTTCATCTCGTGGTAGAAGTCGTTACCCTCACGAGTACGCTCACCCACACCGGCGAACACGGAATAACCGCTGTGCTCGATGGCGATGTTGCGGATCAGTTCCATCATGTTTACGGTCTTGCCTACACCGGCACCACCGAACAGACCGACTTTACCGCCCTTGGCGAACGGGCAGACCAGGTCGATAACCTTGATACCGGTTTCGAGCAGGTCGTTGCCACCTGCCTGTTCAGCGAAGGAAGGAGCGGCGCGGTGGATACCCCAGCGCTCTTCTTCGCCGATCGGGCCGGCTTCGTCGATCGGGTTGCCCAGTACGTCCATGATCCGGCCCAGGGTCGCTTTACCGACCGGTACGGAGATGGCTGCGCCAGTGTTGTTGACGTCCAGACCGCGCTTCAAGCCTTCGGTGGAGCCCATCGCAATGGTACGAACCACGCCGTCGCCCAGCTGCTGCTGAACTTCCAGAGTGGTTTCGGCGCCTTGAACCTTCAAGGCGTCGTAGATGCTCGGTACGCTGTCGCGTGGAAATTCCACGTCGATAACGGCGCCGATGATTTGAACGATACGTCCGCTACTCATAGCTGGATCCTCTGAATATTTGAACCGTTAAACCGCGGCAGCGCCGCCGACGATTTCCGAGATCTCTTGGGTGATCGCAGCCTGACGCGCCTTGTTGTAGATCAGCTGCAAATCGCTGATCAAATCACCGGCGTTGTCGGTAGCGTTCTTCATCGCGATCATCCGCGCAGCCTGTTCAGCCGCGTTGTTCTCGACCACCGCCTGGTACACCTGCGACTCCACGTAACGCACCATCAAGCCGTCAAGCAGCTCTTTGGCGTCTGGTTCGTAGAGATAGTCCCAGTGGTGCTTGAGTTCTTGATCCGGGGTCGCCACCAGTGGAATCAACTGCTCCACGGTAGGCTGTTGCGTCATGGTGTTGATGAACTTGTTGGATACCACGGACAGGCGGTCGATACGGCCGTCCAGATAAGCATCCAGCATCACCTTGACGCTGCCGATCAGATCGTTGATCGACGGTTCTTCACCCAGGTGGCTGATAGCTGCAACGACGTTACCGCCGAAGTTGCGGAAAAAGGCCGCACCCTTGCTACCAACGACACACAGATCAATCTCGACGCCGTTTTCGCGGTTTACCGCCATGTCCTTGACCAGAGCCTTGAACAGGTTGGTGTTCAAGCCGCCGCACAGACCACGGTCACTGCTCACCACGACATAGCCGACGCGCTTGACGGCGCGGTCGATCATGAACGGATGGCGGTATTCCGGGTTGGCGTTGGCCAGATGCCCAATTACCTGGCGGATACGCTCCGCATAAGGGCGGCTAGCAGCCATGCGCATTTGTGCCTTGCGCATTTTGCTGACCGCCACTTTTTCCATGGCGCTGGTAATTTTTTGCGTGCTTTTGATGCTCGCAATCTTACTGCGAATCTCTTTTGCGCCTGCCATGTAACACCTATCAGGTTAGCAAGCGGGAGCCTTGCGGCTCCCGCTGCGGCTTACCAGGTTTGGGTGGCCTTGAACTTCTCGATACCAGCCTTCAGGCCAGCGTCGATTTCGTCATTGAAGTCACCTTTAACGTTGATCTTGGCCATCAAATCGGCGTGATCGCGGTTGAAGTAAGCAATCAGCGCTTGCTCGAAGCTGCCGACTTTGGCGATTTCAATGTCAGTCAGGAACCCACGCTCAGCGGCATACAGCGACAGCGACATGTCGGCGATCGACATTGGCGCGTATTGCTTCTGCTTCATCAGCTCGGTAACGCGCTGACCATGCTCAAGTTGCTTGCGGGTCGCTTCGTCCAGATCAGAAGCGAACTGGGCGAATGCCGCCAGTTCACGGTACTGAGCCAGAGCGGTACGGATACCACCGGACAGCTTCTTGATGATCTTGGTCTGAGCGGCACCACCCACACGGGATACCGAAACACCGGCGTTCACTGCAGGACGGATGCCCGAGTTGAACATGGCCGATTCCAGGAAGATCTGACCGTCGGTGATGGAAATCACGTTGGTCGGAACGAACGCGGAAACGTCGCCAGCCTGGGTTTCGATGATCGGCAGTGCGGTCAGGGAACCGGTTTTGCCGGTGACTGCGCCGTTGGTGAACTTCTCTACGTACTCTTCCGAAACGCGGGATGCGCGCTCCAGCAGACGGGAGTGGAGATAGAACACGTCGCCTGGGTAGGCTTCACGTCCTGGTGGACGGCGCAGCAGCAGGGAAATCTGGCGGTAAGCCACTGCTTGCTTGGACAGATCGTCATAAACGATCAGCGCGTCTTCACCGCGGTCGCGGAAGAATTCACCCATGGTGCAACCGGAGTACGGAGCCAGGAATTGCAGTGCTGCAGATTCCGAAGCGCTCGCTGCAACGATGATGGTGTTGGCCAGTGCACCGTTTTCTTCCAGCTTGCGAACCACGTTGGCGATGGTCGATTGCTTCTGACCGATTGCCACGTAGACGCAGAAAATGCCGCTGTCTTTCTGGTTGATGATCGCGTCGATCGCCAGAGCGGTTTTACCGATCTGACGGTCACCGATGATCAGCTCACGCTGGCCACGGCCGACAGGGATCATGGCATCGACAGCCTTGTAGCCAGTCTGTACAGGCTGGTCTACCGACTTACGCCAGATCACGCCCGGAGCAACTTTCTCGACCGCGTCGGTCTCGGTGTTGCCCAGTGGACCTTTGCCGTCAACAGGGTTACCCAGTGCGTCGACAACGCGACCCAGCAGTTCCTTACCAACCGGAACTTCGAGGATGCGGCCGGTGCACTTGGCGCTCATGCCTTCAGCCAGAGTCGTGTATGCGCCCAGTACAACGGCACCTACGGAGTCTTGCTCCAGGTTGAGGGCCATACCGTAGACGCCGCCCGGAAACTCGATCATCTCGCCGTACATGACGTCGGCCAGACCGTGAATCCGCACGATACCGTCAGATACGCTGACGACAGTGCCTTCGTTACGGGCTTGGGAGGTCACATCGAGCTTTTCGATGCGGCCCTTGATAATTTCACTTATTTCGGAAGGATTGAGTTGCTGCATTGCTCTGCTGCCCCTTCAAACTCAAGATTTCAATGCTTCGGCAAGTTTCGCGATTTTGCCGCGAATCGAGCCATCGATAACCAGGTCGCCGGTGCGGATGACGACACCCCCTATAAGGGAAGCATCCTCCGCAACTTGCAGGCGCACTACCCGGCTGAGTCGTGCACTGAGAACCTTGGCGAGTTTGTCTTGCTGTTCTTGGTTCAATGCAAAAGCACTGGTCACTTCAACGTCTACCGATTTCTCTTGTTCGGCCTTGTACAGGTCGAAAAGAGCGGCAATCTCCGGCAGAAGCGGGAGACGGTCGTTCTCGGCAACGACATTGATGAAGTTCTGTGCCTTGGCATCAAACTTGTCGCCGCACACGTCAATGAACGTGGCGGCCTTTTCTGCGCTCGTCAGTCGCGGGGCCTTGAGCACGCGCTGCATGGTGTCGTCTTGCGACACCGCTGCTGCCAGGCCGAGCATGGCTGACCAATTGGCCAGTTGCTGGTGGGCCTGAGCGTGCTCGAAGGCCGCCTTAGCGTAAGGTCGGGCCAACGTGGTCAGTTCTGCCATGATCGCCCTCGCTTAGATTTCAGCAGCCAGTTGGTTAACCAGCTCTGCGTGCGCGTTTTGATCGATTGTGGCACCCAGGATCTTCTCGGCGCCGCCGACAGCCAGCAAGCCCACTTGGGCGCGCAGCTTGTCTTTGACACTGTTCAGTTCCTGTTCGATCTCGGCTTGAGCCTGAACCTTCACACGGTCAGCATCGACGCGGGCCTTTTCAACGGCCTCTTCGACAATCTGGTTACCGCGTTTCTTGGCTTGCTCGATGATTTCAGCTGCCTGAGCTTTCGCTTCGCGCAGTTGCTGACCCGCTTTTTCTTGGGCCAACTCCAGGTCGCGAGCTGCACGGCTGGCAGCGTCCAGACCATCAGCGATCTTCTTTTGACGTTCGTGCAGAGCTGCGATGACCGGAGGCCATACGAACTTCATGCAGAACAGTACAAAAATCAGGAACGCAACGGACTGGCCAATCAGGGTCGCATTAATGTTCACGCCAACACCTCGCAGTTACGTTGTCCATCACACCAAATCACTCGGAAAATCCGAATGATTAGCCAGCGATCTGACCAACGAACGGGTTCGCAAAGGTGAAGAACAGAGCGATACCAACACCGATCATGGTTACGGCGTCGAGCAGACCGGCAACGATGAACATTTTAACTTGCAGCATTGGAACCATTTCTGGCTGACGCGCTGCGCCTTCCAGGAACTTGCCGCCCAGCAGGCCGAAACCAATTGCGGTACCCAGTGCGCCCAGGCCGATCAACAGTGCAACAGCGATAGCGGTTAGACCAACTACAGTTTCCATCTTTCCTCCCGACTTTTACGTCGTATGGTTTAGGTTTTTTAGATTAAAGCGGTAAAACAAATCGTTTCATGGTGCCCCGTGAGGAGCCCCTTCCCGTTTGACCGGGAAGGACATCAGACTAGTCGAGACTGGTCTTAATGGTTTTCTTCGTGCGCCATCGACAGGTAGACGATGGTCAGCATCATGAAGATGAACGCCTGCAGGGTGATGATCAGGATGTGGAACACAGCCCACGCCCACTGCAGGACAACGCCCAGGCCGCTCAGCCAGAGCAGGCCGCTGCCGAACATCACAGCGATCAGGATGAACACCAGCTCGCCGGCATACATGTTGCCGAACAGACGCAGAGCGAGAGAGATCGGTTTGGCGATCAGGGTCACGAATTCCAGCAGGAAGTTCACCGGAATCAGCAGGGCCTGAACGAAGATGTTCTTGCTGCCGAACGGATGCAGGGTCAGCTCGCCGATGAAGCCGCCGAGGCCCTTGACCTTGATGCTGTAGAAAATGATCAGTGCGAAAACCGAGAACGCCATGCCCAGGGTCGCGTTCGGGTCAGTAGTCGACACGGCGCGGAACGGGATGTGGTGGTCGCCGGAGATCAGGACGGCCAGCTGAGGAATCCAGTCGACCGGTACCAGGTCGACGGCGTTCATCAGGAACACCCAGACGAAGATGGTCAGTGCCAGCGGTGCGATCACCGGGCTACGGCCATGGAAGCTGTCTTTCACGCTGCCATCGACGAATTCGACCAGGACTTCAACGAAGTTCTGCAGCGCACCCGGCTGACCGGAAGT
Protein-coding sequences here:
- a CDS encoding F0F1 ATP synthase subunit epsilon; its protein translation is MAMTVHCDIVSAEGEIFSGLVEMVIAHGALGDLGIALGHAPLITNLKPGPIRLIKQGGEAEVFYISGGFLEVQPNMVKVLADTVQRAADLDEAQAQAALKAAEAALHEKSADFDYGAASARLAEAAAQLRTVQQIRKKFGG
- the atpD gene encoding F0F1 ATP synthase subunit beta, translated to MSSGRIVQIIGAVIDVEFPRDSVPSIYDALKVQGAETTLEVQQQLGDGVVRTIAMGSTEGLKRGLDVNNTGAAISVPVGKATLGRIMDVLGNPIDEAGPIGEEERWGIHRAAPSFAEQAGGNDLLETGIKVIDLVCPFAKGGKVGLFGGAGVGKTVNMMELIRNIAIEHSGYSVFAGVGERTREGNDFYHEMKDSNVLDKVALVYGQMNEPPGNRLRVALTGLTMAEKFRDEGNDVLLFVDNIYRYTLAGTEVSALLGRMPSAVGYQPTLAEEMGVLQERITSTKQGSITSIQAVYVPADDLTDPSPATTFAHLDATVVLSRDIASLGIYPAVDPLDSTSRQLDPNVIGNEHYETARGVQYVLQRYKELKDIIAILGMDELSETDKQLVARARKIQRFLSQPFFVAEVFTGASGKYVSLKDTIAGFKGILNGDYDHLPEQAFYMVGGIEEAIEKAKKL
- the atpG gene encoding F0F1 ATP synthase subunit gamma; this encodes MAGAKEIRSKIASIKSTQKITSAMEKVAVSKMRKAQMRMAASRPYAERIRQVIGHLANANPEYRHPFMIDRAVKRVGYVVVSSDRGLCGGLNTNLFKALVKDMAVNRENGVEIDLCVVGSKGAAFFRNFGGNVVAAISHLGEEPSINDLIGSVKVMLDAYLDGRIDRLSVVSNKFINTMTQQPTVEQLIPLVATPDQELKHHWDYLYEPDAKELLDGLMVRYVESQVYQAVVENNAAEQAARMIAMKNATDNAGDLISDLQLIYNKARQAAITQEISEIVGGAAAV
- the atpA gene encoding F0F1 ATP synthase subunit alpha, yielding MQQLNPSEISEIIKGRIEKLDVTSQARNEGTVVSVSDGIVRIHGLADVMYGEMIEFPGGVYGMALNLEQDSVGAVVLGAYTTLAEGMSAKCTGRILEVPVGKELLGRVVDALGNPVDGKGPLGNTETDAVEKVAPGVIWRKSVDQPVQTGYKAVDAMIPVGRGQRELIIGDRQIGKTALAIDAIINQKDSGIFCVYVAIGQKQSTIANVVRKLEENGALANTIIVAASASESAALQFLAPYSGCTMGEFFRDRGEDALIVYDDLSKQAVAYRQISLLLRRPPGREAYPGDVFYLHSRLLERASRVSEEYVEKFTNGAVTGKTGSLTALPIIETQAGDVSAFVPTNVISITDGQIFLESAMFNSGIRPAVNAGVSVSRVGGAAQTKIIKKLSGGIRTALAQYRELAAFAQFASDLDEATRKQLEHGQRVTELMKQKQYAPMSIADMSLSLYAAERGFLTDIEIAKVGSFEQALIAYFNRDHADLMAKINVKGDFNDEIDAGLKAGIEKFKATQTW
- a CDS encoding F0F1 ATP synthase subunit delta, translating into MAELTTLARPYAKAAFEHAQAHQQLANWSAMLGLAAAVSQDDTMQRVLKAPRLTSAEKAATFIDVCGDKFDAKAQNFINVVAENDRLPLLPEIAALFDLYKAEQEKSVDVEVTSAFALNQEQQDKLAKVLSARLSRVVRLQVAEDASLIGGVVIRTGDLVIDGSIRGKIAKLAEALKS
- a CDS encoding F0F1 ATP synthase subunit B produces the protein MNINATLIGQSVAFLIFVLFCMKFVWPPVIAALHERQKKIADGLDAASRAARDLELAQEKAGQQLREAKAQAAEIIEQAKKRGNQIVEEAVEKARVDADRVKVQAQAEIEQELNSVKDKLRAQVGLLAVGGAEKILGATIDQNAHAELVNQLAAEI
- the atpE gene encoding F0F1 ATP synthase subunit C, producing the protein METVVGLTAIAVALLIGLGALGTAIGFGLLGGKFLEGAARQPEMVPMLQVKMFIVAGLLDAVTMIGVGIALFFTFANPFVGQIAG
- the atpB gene encoding F0F1 ATP synthase subunit A, producing the protein MAETTASGYIQHHLQNLTFGQLPNGGWGFAHTAAEAKEMGFWAFHVDTLGWSVALGLIFVILFRMAAKKATSGQPGALQNFVEVLVEFVDGSVKDSFHGRSPVIAPLALTIFVWVFLMNAVDLVPVDWIPQLAVLISGDHHIPFRAVSTTDPNATLGMAFSVFALIIFYSIKVKGLGGFIGELTLHPFGSKNIFVQALLIPVNFLLEFVTLIAKPISLALRLFGNMYAGELVFILIAVMFGSGLLWLSGLGVVLQWAWAVFHILIITLQAFIFMMLTIVYLSMAHEENH